A genomic segment from Candidatus Cloacimonadota bacterium encodes:
- a CDS encoding chromosome partitioning protein ParB, whose protein sequence is KLPQKVMNMVAEESLSAGHARAVLMVEPEFQLKFAEFIVKYALTVRQAETKAKSFVQNILNKDIVEGKTSLTRSLEQELSSLFQLKVKVSENKGRGKVTFEYRNLEELEKFKHILNKLR, encoded by the coding sequence AAACTACCTCAAAAAGTAATGAATATGGTAGCCGAAGAAAGCCTGAGTGCTGGTCATGCCCGGGCAGTTTTGATGGTGGAACCGGAGTTTCAACTCAAATTTGCCGAGTTCATTGTAAAATATGCTCTTACGGTAAGGCAAGCGGAAACTAAGGCTAAAAGCTTTGTTCAGAATATATTAAATAAAGATATAGTTGAGGGAAAAACCTCACTCACGCGAAGTTTGGAACAAGAGCTGAGTTCACTGTTTCAACTTAAAGTAAAGGTTTCGGAAAACAAAGGCAGAGGAAAGGTAACCTTTGAATATAGAAACCTCGAAGAGCTGGAAAAATTCAAGCATATACTTAACAAACTGAGGTAA